One Peromyscus leucopus breed LL Stock chromosome 2, UCI_PerLeu_2.1, whole genome shotgun sequence DNA window includes the following coding sequences:
- the Trim32 gene encoding E3 ubiquitin-protein ligase TRIM32, with protein sequence MAAAAAASHLNLDALREVLECPICMESFTEEQLRPKLLHCGHTICRQCLEKLLASSINGVRCPFCSKITRITSLTQLTDNLTVLKIIDTAGLSEAVGLLMCRACGRRLPRQFCRSCGLVLCEPCREADHQPPGHCTLPVKEAAEERRRDFGEKLTRLRELMGELQRRKVALEGVSRDLQARYKAVLQEYGHEERRVQEELARSRKFFTGSLAEVEKSNSQVVEEQSYLLNIAEVQAVSRCDYFLAKIKQADVALLEETADEEEPELTASLPRELTLQDVELLKVGHVGPLQIGQAVKKPRTVNMDDSWAVEEAAASAASASVTFREMDMSPEEVVPSPRASPAKQRSSEATSSIQQCLFLKKMGAKGSTPGMFNLPVSLYVTSQSEVLVADRGNYRIQVFNRKGFLKEIRRSPSGIDSFVLSFLGADLPNLTPLSVAMNCHGLIGVTDSYDNSLKVYTLDGHCVACHRSQLSKPWGITALPSGQFVVTDVEGGKLWCFTVDRGAGVVKYSCLCSAVRPKFVTCDAEGTVYFTQGLGLNVENRQNEHHLEGGFSIGSVGPDGQLGRQISHFFSENEDFRCIAGMCVDARGDLIVADSSRKEILHFPKGGGYSVLIREGLTCPVGIALTPKGQLLVLDCWDHCVKIYSYHLRRYSTP encoded by the coding sequence atggctgctgctgctgcagcttctCACCTGAACCTGGATGCCCTCCGGGAAGTGCTGGAATGCCCCATCTGCATGGAGTCCTTCACTGAAGAGCAGCTGCGGCCCAAGCTGCTGCACTGTGGCCACACTATCTGCCGCCAATGTCTGGAGAAGCTCCTGGCCAGTAGCATCAATGGTGTCCGCTGCCCCTTTTGCAGCAAGATTACTCGCATCACCAGCCTGACCCAGCTGACAGACAACCTAACCGTGCTGAAGATCATCGACACAGCTGGCCTCAGTGAGGCCGTCGGGCTGCTCATGTGCCGAGCTTGTGGCCGGCGGCTGCCTCGACAGTTCTGCAGAAGCTGTGGGTTGGTGTTGTGTGAACCCTGCCGGGAGGCAGATCACCAACCTCCCGGCCACTGTACACTCCCTGTCAAGGAGGCAGCTGAGGAACGGCGGAGGGATTTCGGGGAGAAGTTGACGCGCCTAAGGGAACTTATGGGAGAGCTGCAGAGGCGGAAGGTGGCCTTGGAGGGTGTCTCCAGGGACCTGCAGGCAAGATATAAGGCTGTTCTTCAAGAGTATGGCCACGAAGAGCGCAGGGTCCAGGAAGAGCTAGCCCGCTCCCGGAAGTTCTTCACAGGTTCTTTGGCTGAGGTTGAGAAGTCCAACAGTCAAGTGGTAGAGGAACAGAGCTACCTCCTCAACATTGCAGAGGTGCAGGCCGTGTCTCGCTGTGACTACTTTCTCGCCAAGATCAAGCAGGCTGATGTAGCACTGCTGGAGGAGACAGCAGATGAGGAGGAGCCAGAGCTCACTGCCAGCCTACCCCGGGAGCTTACCCTGCAAGACGTGGAGCTCCTTAAAGTAGGCCACGTTGGTCCTCTTCAAATCGGGCAGGCTGTGAAGAAGCCCCGGACAGTGAACATGGATGATTCCTGGGCAGTGGAGGAGGCAGCAGcgtctgctgcctcagcctccgttACCTTTAGAGAAATGGACATGAGCCCCGAGGAAGTGGTTCCCAGCCCCAGGGCTTCGCCCGCGAAACAGCGGAGTTCCGAGGCAACCTCCAGTATCCAGCAGTGTCTCTTTCTCAAGAAGATGGGGGCAAAAGGCAGCACGCCAGGTATGTTCAATCTTCCGGTCAGTCTCTACGTGACCAGTCAGAGTGAGGTGCTGGTTGCTGACCGCGGCAACTATCGTATCCAAGTGTTCAACCGCAAAGGCTTTTTGAAGGAGATCCGCCGCAGCCCCAGTGGCATTGACAGCTTCGTGCTCAGCTTCCTCGGAGCTGATTTGCCCAATCTCACCCCTCTTTCAGTAGCCATGAACTGCCACGGGCTGATCGGTGTGACTGACAGCTATGACAACTCCCTTAAAGTCTATACCTTGGATGGCCACTGTGTGGCCTGTCACAGGAGccagctgagcaaaccatggggcaTCACAGCCTTACCATCTGGCCAGTTTGTGGTTACTGACGTGGAAGGTGGGAAGCTTTGGTGTTTCACTGTGGACCGAGGAGCAGGAGTAGTCAAATAcagctgcctctgcagtgctgtgaGGCCCAAATTTGTCACCTGTGATGCTGAAGGCACAGTCTATTTCACCCAAGGCTTGGGTCTCAATGTGGAAAACCGACAGAATGAACACCACCTGGAGGGTGGCTTCTCCATCGGCTCTGTGGGGCCCGACGGGCAGCTGGGCCGGCAGATCAGCCACTTCTTCTCCGAAAATGAGGATTTCCGCTGCATCgctggcatgtgtgtggatgctcgGGGTGACCTCATTGTGGCTGATAGCAGCCGCAAGGAAATTCTCCATTTTCCCAAGGGTGGGGGCTACAGCGTCCTTATTCGAGAGGGTCTTACCTGTCCAGTGGGCATCGCCCTCACACCTAAGGGGCAACTGTTGGTCTTGGACTGTTGGGATCACTGCGTCAAGATCTACAGCTACCATCTGAGAAGATACTCCACCCCTTAA